One Prolixibacteraceae bacterium DNA segment encodes these proteins:
- a CDS encoding DUF3696 domain-containing protein — translation MIKRIKIENFKALQEVDLTTKKLNIFTGLNGMGKSTILQSLLLLRQSFQPPFDTLYLNNHLIELGTFREIFCENPSSNQLSLMLQWEEGSQLSIERTYDTSLESQKSIKGEALDNESLKEHALFAEDTFKYLSAHRMKPSDVYEMNASLIDKRQLGNEGEFAPHYYHLNKNENIGIKALAFDEDDHIFSLEHQLNQWLGVISPKIIVNTESVNGNMIQLTYSYVTAHGNTSSYLPKNAGFGLTYVFSVLVALLTAREGDILVIENPESHIHPKGQTELARLMALAAKSGVQIFCETHSDHIIYGTRIAIKEREIDKDEVTLYYIDRDDIEHFSVAHKIEIDKYGRLDRNARKYFNEFESHLNRLM, via the coding sequence ATGATTAAACGTATAAAGATAGAGAATTTCAAAGCACTACAGGAAGTAGATCTTACCACTAAAAAGTTGAATATTTTTACTGGATTAAATGGAATGGGAAAATCTACGATACTCCAATCATTGCTGTTGCTAAGACAATCGTTTCAACCCCCATTCGACACCCTCTACCTAAACAACCATCTGATCGAATTAGGAACATTTCGAGAGATATTCTGCGAAAACCCTTCTAGCAATCAACTCTCGCTGATGTTACAGTGGGAAGAGGGGAGCCAGCTATCCATTGAGAGAACTTATGATACCTCTTTAGAGAGTCAAAAATCCATAAAAGGAGAGGCTTTAGACAACGAATCGTTAAAAGAACATGCCCTTTTCGCCGAGGATACATTCAAATATTTGAGCGCACATAGGATGAAACCATCAGATGTATATGAGATGAATGCATCCCTTATAGATAAACGCCAATTGGGCAATGAGGGTGAGTTTGCACCACACTACTATCATCTAAACAAAAATGAGAATATAGGCATCAAGGCGTTGGCATTCGATGAAGACGATCACATTTTCTCTTTAGAACACCAACTAAACCAATGGTTGGGAGTGATTAGCCCAAAGATTATTGTAAATACAGAGAGTGTCAATGGAAATATGATTCAGTTAACCTACTCTTATGTGACGGCACATGGCAACACCTCTAGCTATCTACCAAAGAATGCAGGTTTTGGTTTAACATACGTATTCTCCGTTTTAGTCGCACTCCTTACAGCCAGAGAGGGAGATATCCTTGTGATAGAAAATCCTGAATCGCATATACACCCCAAAGGGCAGACAGAACTTGCTCGTTTAATGGCTTTGGCTGCTAAGAGTGGGGTACAGATATTTTGTGAAACGCATAGCGATCATATTATCTATGGTACAAGAATTGCAATCAAAGAGAGAGAGATTGATAAAGATGAGGTCACTCTCTATTATATTGACAGAGATGATATCGAACATTTCTCTGTAGCACACAAGATTGAAATAGACAAATATGGACGTTTAGATCGCAA